From one Novosphingobium sp. genomic stretch:
- a CDS encoding transketolase C-terminal domain-containing protein, translating into MSAAATKTGLFDCRDAYVATLEALGAENSSIVAVVNDSVGSSKLGKFREKFPERLINVGIAEQNMIGVGAGLANGGKVAFVSGASCFLTGRSLEQVKADVAYSQANVKLCGISSGVAYGELGPTHHSIEDVAWLRTMGNIDIIVPADPWETEQAIRHAAATEGPVFIRISRMGVPALERPEDAQFQIGKAEVLQQGDDAAILANGTVVCRALEAAKALAAEGINARVVNMSSMSPIDEAAILSAAQTGAIVTAEEHSVRGGLGGAVAEIIAQNTPCRLKILGFEGFQPTGSAEFLMEQAGLTADHIAASVRKLLDR; encoded by the coding sequence ATGAGCGCCGCCGCAACCAAGACCGGCCTGTTCGATTGCCGCGACGCCTATGTCGCCACGCTGGAGGCTTTGGGCGCCGAGAACAGCAGCATCGTCGCCGTGGTGAATGACAGCGTGGGCTCCAGCAAGCTTGGCAAATTCCGCGAGAAATTCCCCGAGCGCCTGATCAATGTCGGCATTGCCGAGCAGAATATGATCGGCGTCGGCGCGGGTCTGGCCAATGGCGGCAAGGTCGCCTTTGTCAGCGGCGCCTCCTGCTTTCTGACGGGCCGTTCGCTGGAGCAGGTGAAGGCCGATGTCGCCTATTCGCAGGCCAATGTGAAGCTTTGCGGCATTTCCAGCGGCGTGGCCTATGGCGAACTCGGCCCGACACACCATTCCATCGAGGATGTCGCCTGGCTGCGTACCATGGGCAACATCGACATCATCGTCCCCGCCGACCCCTGGGAAACCGAGCAGGCGATCCGCCATGCCGCCGCCACGGAGGGCCCGGTCTTTATCCGCATCAGCCGCATGGGCGTTCCCGCGCTGGAACGCCCCGAGGATGCGCAATTCCAGATCGGCAAGGCCGAAGTGCTGCAGCAGGGCGATGACGCCGCCATCCTCGCCAACGGCACCGTGGTGTGCCGCGCTTTGGAAGCCGCGAAAGCCTTGGCCGCAGAGGGCATCAACGCCCGCGTGGTCAATATGAGCAGCATGTCGCCCATCGATGAGGCCGCGATCCTTTCTGCCGCGCAGACCGGCGCCATCGTCACCGCCGAGGAGCATTCGGTGCGCGGCGGCCTTGGCGGCGCCGTGGCCGAGATCATCGCGCAGAACACCCCCTGCCGCCTGAAAATTCTGGGCTTCGAGGGCTTCCAGCCCACCGGCTCGGCGGAGTTCCTGATGGAGCAGGCCGGGCTCACCGCCGACCATATCGCGGCCAGCGTCCGCAAGCTGCTCGACCGGTAA
- a CDS encoding FGGY family carbohydrate kinase — protein MGESAILAIDQGTTNTKALLVAQDGRILASGSSPTQVEHPHPGWAQQDADSIRRSVAKAVEQAVSAAGPVEIAAIGISNQRESVVVWDAVTGEPLAPCVIWQCRRSAEICARLRARGHESAIRQRSGLQLNPMFSAGKLRWLLDHEAAVREAHRQGRLRAGTVDSWLLWSLTGGQVHACDAGNAARTQLLGLDTASWDDELLELFAIDPAILPRILPSDADFGLTAGGFACLPDGIPIRAMMGDSHAALFGHGIRAPGQAKVTLGTGSSLMTLTRQRPHSTTGLSETIAWSQAGTPTYALEGNITVSTHAAAFAAEMLGLDGPEALTALAASVEDSDGVSFVPALAGLGAPHWQEEARGLFCGLSLRTRRAHLARAALEGIAHQICDLVEAMQADLPQPIDTLCVDGGGARNDLLLHLLADLSGCRVSRPAQTELSAWGAAAMAAQAIGQPLPTQDHAAPIVPTMELASREKLRRQWREALAMLKPHA, from the coding sequence ATGGGGGAGAGCGCGATCCTGGCGATCGACCAGGGCACCACCAACACCAAGGCGCTGCTGGTGGCGCAGGATGGCCGCATCCTGGCCAGCGGCTCGTCGCCGACACAGGTGGAGCACCCCCACCCCGGCTGGGCCCAGCAGGATGCCGACAGCATCCGCCGCAGTGTCGCCAAAGCGGTTGAACAGGCTGTCAGCGCCGCCGGGCCGGTCGAGATCGCCGCCATCGGCATTTCGAACCAGCGGGAATCGGTGGTGGTGTGGGATGCCGTTACCGGCGAGCCTCTGGCGCCCTGCGTGATCTGGCAATGCCGCCGCTCGGCGGAGATTTGTGCGCGGTTGCGGGCACGCGGCCATGAAAGCGCCATCCGCCAGCGCAGCGGGCTTCAACTCAACCCGATGTTCTCGGCAGGCAAATTGCGCTGGCTGCTCGACCATGAGGCCGCAGTCCGTGAGGCGCATCGACAGGGTCGCCTGCGCGCCGGCACGGTGGACAGTTGGCTGCTCTGGTCGCTGACCGGCGGGCAGGTCCATGCCTGCGATGCGGGCAATGCCGCGCGCACCCAGCTTCTCGGGCTCGACACCGCGTCATGGGATGACGAATTGCTTGAGCTGTTCGCCATAGACCCGGCCATTCTGCCGCGCATCCTCCCCTCCGACGCGGACTTCGGCCTGACGGCGGGCGGCTTTGCGTGCCTGCCCGATGGCATTCCCATCCGCGCGATGATGGGCGATTCCCATGCCGCGCTCTTCGGCCATGGCATCCGCGCGCCGGGTCAGGCCAAGGTCACTTTGGGCACCGGCTCATCGCTGATGACGCTGACGCGGCAGCGCCCGCATTCCACCACCGGCCTGTCGGAAACCATCGCATGGTCGCAAGCGGGCACACCCACCTATGCGCTGGAAGGCAACATCACCGTTTCCACGCATGCCGCCGCTTTTGCCGCCGAGATGCTCGGCCTTGACGGGCCCGAGGCGCTGACCGCTCTGGCCGCCAGCGTGGAGGACAGCGACGGCGTCAGCTTCGTGCCAGCTCTGGCCGGTCTTGGCGCACCGCATTGGCAGGAGGAGGCGCGCGGCCTCTTCTGCGGCCTCAGCCTGCGCACGCGCCGCGCCCATCTGGCCCGCGCCGCGCTGGAGGGCATCGCCCATCAGATCTGCGATCTGGTCGAGGCGATGCAGGCCGATCTGCCCCAGCCCATCGACACGCTCTGCGTCGATGGCGGCGGCGCGCGCAACGATCTGCTGCTGCACCTGCTGGCCGATCTGTCGGGCTGCCGCGTCAGCCGCCCGGCGCAGACCGAGCTGAGCGCCTGGGGCGCCGCCGCCATGGCCGCGCAGGCCATCGGCCAGCCGCTGCCCACACAGGATCACGCCGCGCCGATCGTGCCCACCATGGAACTGGCCAGCCGCGAAAAACTGCGCCGGCAATGGCGCGAGGCGCTGGCCATGCTGAAACCCCATGCGTGA
- the tpiA gene encoding triose-phosphate isomerase, translated as MRDTAKRPYVVGNWKMHGLLSSLPSILDIDRAAACYAGVDVALALPFTLINPAAITVEHATIGGQNCHAAQEGAFTGDISGRMLADCGARFVLLGHSERRLGCGEDSATVRAKMRATLDDGLAAILCVGESAEERDAGHAEIRVQEQLLASLPEDLTPGDAITIAYEPIWAIGTGRIPQPEDIAAMHDALRQTLRDRLGQQADTIRLLYGGSVHDGNAEALLSIPDVDGVLVGNASLDPRRFRAVVRAAQQASLQPS; from the coding sequence ATGCGTGACACCGCGAAACGCCCCTATGTCGTGGGCAACTGGAAGATGCATGGGCTGCTCTCCAGCCTGCCCTCCATCCTCGACATCGACCGCGCGGCGGCCTGTTACGCCGGGGTGGATGTCGCGCTGGCGCTGCCCTTCACGCTGATCAACCCCGCCGCCATCACGGTGGAGCATGCCACCATCGGCGGGCAGAACTGCCATGCCGCGCAGGAGGGCGCCTTTACCGGCGATATCTCGGGCCGGATGCTGGCGGATTGCGGCGCGCGCTTCGTGCTGCTGGGCCATTCGGAGCGCCGCCTGGGCTGCGGCGAGGACAGCGCCACCGTGCGTGCCAAGATGCGCGCCACGCTGGACGATGGGCTCGCGGCCATTCTCTGCGTGGGCGAAAGCGCGGAGGAGCGCGACGCCGGACACGCAGAAATCCGCGTGCAGGAACAGCTTCTGGCCTCCCTGCCGGAGGATCTGACGCCCGGCGACGCGATCACCATCGCCTATGAGCCGATCTGGGCCATTGGCACAGGCCGCATCCCGCAGCCCGAAGACATCGCCGCCATGCATGATGCCCTGCGCCAGACCCTGCGCGACAGGCTGGGCCAGCAGGCCGACACCATCCGCCTGCTCTATGGCGGATCGGTCCATGACGGCAATGCCGAGGCGCTGCTCTCCATCCCCGATGTCGACGGCGTGCTGGTGGGCAATGCCAGCCTCGACCCGCGCCGTTTCCGCGCCGTGGTCCGCGCGGCGCAGCAGGCCAGCCTGCAACCCTCCTGA
- a CDS encoding TonB-dependent receptor has product MTGNTTLEIRLPFTRKAALGSTSALAMLLAMAPVAHAQQADAAAPETATADATAEKDREIVVTGTLIRGIAPVGTNVIGVTTKDIAAKGVASTNDLMSTIPQISSFNAYQAPSAGFGQPIAQTNLRGLGASGGTTTLLLVNGHRIVGSGILQTYPDPTVIPPNMIERVEVIPDGGSSIYGSDAIGGVINFITRKHASGIEADAKVGFSGGYRTVDGSLFAGKEWSGGSLMLSYSFAWHNNIQGGSQPYVSQNNTARGGTDRRVSTCALTNVIANGVTYAEPNLTPGTVNKCDTSQYADIYPRETRHSAYAALDQDLTDNLHFNMSAYYSRRDTTTLTAPLATNGTITSANPYFQPIGTATTQSVLFNYTSVFGAQGLSNPARFESWGLTPTFEWKLGHNWNLKAMGNYGHSFNSTTERAINNDAANAALASTSTATALDPYNLSLTNPSVLAAIRDYQNYSQAKQDLGEVRLVADGPVVSLPGGDARLAVGAEYHHEGIESRIAFGPTATPKQNAVAATRNVKSVYGEIFVPVFGNSNAVPGIAGFDLTGSVRYDSYDDVGGTTNPKIGFSYRPVRWMTVRGNWGTSFHAPSLADTTGAVDERVTSIPVATNLAPGSAASDAFRPVLYISGGNPNLKPETAHTWSLGTDIKPPIWDALTLSATYYNVDFRNAISVNSGYFSQGAAYWADPSNTPYYIRNPTLAQATTFANGARADNFSSLAGFFAANNPYAILDLRRYNLGQLSQDGIDFAANVNQRTDFGAITASFAGTYTLDRNSKTLPTSPVVDQLKNGYTHLNFIASLGAQVKGLTGRVTLTHSGGYPIIGDASQSRVASFNPIDLYLAYELKIAGGHQATVTLNINNIANAYPPYRNSGNGYANGSTLGRLVSVGLRTKL; this is encoded by the coding sequence TTGACTGGGAACACCACACTCGAAATCCGCCTGCCGTTCACGCGCAAGGCGGCTCTGGGCTCGACCAGCGCGCTGGCGATGCTGCTGGCCATGGCGCCTGTCGCCCATGCGCAGCAGGCTGACGCCGCGGCGCCGGAGACCGCTACCGCAGACGCCACCGCCGAAAAGGACCGCGAGATCGTCGTCACCGGTACGCTGATCCGTGGCATTGCCCCGGTCGGCACCAATGTCATCGGCGTCACCACCAAGGACATCGCCGCCAAGGGCGTGGCATCGACCAACGACCTGATGTCCACCATCCCGCAGATCAGCAGCTTCAACGCCTATCAGGCGCCCTCGGCCGGTTTCGGCCAGCCCATCGCCCAGACCAATCTGCGCGGGCTTGGCGCCTCGGGCGGCACCACCACGCTGCTGCTGGTCAATGGCCATCGCATCGTCGGCTCGGGCATTCTGCAGACCTATCCCGACCCCACCGTCATCCCGCCCAACATGATCGAGCGCGTCGAGGTCATCCCCGATGGCGGCTCCTCGATCTATGGTTCGGATGCCATCGGCGGCGTCATCAACTTCATCACCCGCAAGCATGCCTCGGGCATCGAGGCTGATGCGAAAGTCGGCTTCTCGGGCGGCTATCGCACCGTCGATGGCAGCCTTTTCGCGGGCAAGGAGTGGAGCGGCGGCTCGCTGATGCTGTCTTACAGCTTCGCCTGGCACAACAACATCCAGGGCGGCAGCCAGCCCTATGTCTCGCAGAACAACACGGCGCGGGGCGGCACCGACCGCCGCGTCTCGACCTGCGCGCTCACCAATGTCATCGCCAATGGCGTGACCTATGCCGAGCCCAATCTGACGCCCGGCACCGTCAACAAATGCGACACCAGCCAATATGCCGACATCTATCCGCGCGAGACGCGCCATTCGGCCTATGCCGCGCTCGATCAGGATCTGACCGACAACCTCCATTTCAACATGTCAGCCTATTATTCGCGGCGCGACACCACCACGCTGACCGCCCCGCTGGCCACCAATGGCACGATCACCTCGGCCAACCCCTATTTCCAGCCGATCGGCACCGCGACCACGCAATCGGTGCTGTTCAACTACACCTCGGTGTTCGGCGCCCAGGGGCTGAGCAACCCGGCGCGCTTTGAATCCTGGGGCCTGACGCCGACCTTCGAATGGAAGCTGGGCCACAACTGGAACCTGAAGGCCATGGGCAATTATGGCCACAGCTTCAACTCCACCACCGAACGGGCGATCAACAACGATGCCGCCAATGCCGCGCTGGCCAGCACATCGACGGCCACCGCGCTCGATCCCTACAACCTCTCGCTGACCAACCCGAGCGTGCTGGCCGCGATCCGCGACTATCAGAACTATTCGCAGGCCAAGCAGGATCTGGGCGAGGTGCGTCTGGTCGCCGATGGCCCGGTCGTCAGCCTGCCGGGCGGCGATGCGCGCCTCGCCGTGGGCGCGGAATATCACCATGAGGGCATCGAATCGCGCATCGCTTTCGGCCCGACCGCAACGCCCAAGCAGAATGCGGTGGCCGCCACCCGCAATGTGAAATCGGTCTATGGCGAGATCTTCGTGCCGGTGTTCGGCAACAGCAATGCCGTGCCGGGCATCGCGGGCTTCGACCTGACCGGATCGGTGCGTTACGACAGCTATGACGATGTGGGCGGCACCACCAACCCCAAGATCGGCTTCAGCTATCGCCCGGTGCGCTGGATGACGGTGCGCGGCAACTGGGGCACATCCTTCCACGCCCCCAGCCTGGCCGACACCACCGGCGCGGTCGACGAGCGTGTGACCTCGATCCCCGTGGCGACCAATCTGGCGCCCGGCAGCGCGGCTTCCGACGCCTTCCGCCCGGTGCTGTATATTTCGGGCGGCAACCCCAATCTGAAGCCGGAAACCGCGCATACCTGGTCGCTGGGCACCGACATCAAGCCGCCGATCTGGGACGCGCTGACCCTGAGCGCGACCTATTACAACGTCGATTTCCGCAATGCGATCAGCGTCAATTCGGGCTATTTCTCGCAAGGGGCGGCCTATTGGGCCGATCCCAGCAACACGCCCTATTACATTCGGAACCCCACGCTGGCGCAGGCCACCACCTTCGCCAATGGCGCGCGGGCGGACAATTTCTCCTCGCTGGCCGGTTTCTTTGCCGCCAACAACCCCTATGCCATCCTCGATCTGCGGCGCTACAATCTGGGGCAGCTCTCGCAGGACGGCATCGACTTTGCCGCCAACGTCAACCAGCGCACCGATTTCGGGGCGATCACCGCCAGCTTCGCGGGCACCTACACGCTGGACCGCAACAGCAAGACGCTGCCGACCTCGCCGGTGGTCGATCAGTTGAAGAATGGCTACACCCACCTCAACTTCATCGCCAGCCTGGGGGCGCAGGTGAAGGGGCTGACCGGGCGCGTCACGCTGACGCATAGCGGCGGCTATCCGATCATCGGCGATGCCTCGCAGAGCCGCGTGGCCTCCTTCAACCCGATCGATCTCTATCTGGCCTATGAGCTGAAGATTGCGGGTGGGCATCAGGCGACGGTGACGCTCAACATCAACAACATCGCCAATGCCTATCCGCCCTATCGCAACTCGGGCAATGGCTATGCCAATGGCTCGACGCTGGGGCGGCTGGTCTCGGTGGGGCTGCGCACCAAGCTTTAA
- a CDS encoding carboxylesterase family protein, whose translation MRRIRFASIIFALTCGTPALADALPDRLPDALSVTAPAGAVHGMAIDGVRSFRGIPFAQPPVGALRWREPQPLAPWTGVREATQWSPRCKQTSAFADMRFRSSGDSEDCLYLNIWTPAGAKPGDRLPVLFYVYGGGFVAGAADESRYDGAAMAKKGIVVVVANYRVGSFGFFAHPELTAESPHHASGNQGLLDQVAALQWTRANIAAFGGNPQHITINGESAGSFSMSVLTVSPLSRDLIVGVIAESGAAVEGCMGPVPLQAAEARGTELGQTLGATSLAALRALPADTILASRPNSGSGLGLSIDGYLLPQTLDATYAAHQAAHVPAMIGSNSQDTFGNLVLGSETPTLAHYREGVTKLFGANAETVLKLYPAASDAQVLAASTELSSDHFLGQPTWKWFDLHRQSGEPTYYFRYNHIRPPANGLPAPAMPVIGAVHSAEIEYALGNLDVAGVSPLYTWTQADRQMSTLLQGYFVNFIKSGNPNGPGLPAWKPAGTTSPLWRQEVELPTKAKPFTDEARYRAMDRIAAQP comes from the coding sequence ATGCGACGCATTCGATTCGCTTCGATAATTTTCGCATTGACCTGCGGCACTCCGGCACTGGCTGACGCGCTGCCCGACAGGTTGCCCGATGCATTGAGCGTCACCGCCCCCGCCGGAGCGGTGCATGGCATGGCCATCGATGGGGTGCGCAGCTTCCGCGGCATTCCCTTCGCCCAGCCGCCCGTCGGCGCGCTGCGCTGGCGTGAGCCCCAGCCTCTGGCGCCATGGACCGGCGTGCGCGAGGCGACGCAATGGTCCCCGCGCTGCAAACAGACCTCCGCCTTTGCCGATATGCGCTTCCGCTCCTCGGGCGACAGCGAGGATTGCCTCTATCTCAACATCTGGACCCCGGCGGGCGCGAAGCCGGGCGACAGGCTGCCGGTGCTCTTCTACGTCTATGGCGGCGGCTTTGTGGCGGGGGCGGCGGATGAATCGCGCTATGATGGGGCGGCCATGGCCAAAAAGGGCATCGTCGTGGTCGTCGCCAATTACCGCGTCGGCAGCTTCGGATTTTTCGCCCATCCCGAACTGACGGCTGAATCGCCGCATCATGCCTCGGGCAATCAGGGTCTGCTCGATCAGGTGGCGGCACTGCAATGGACCCGCGCCAACATCGCTGCCTTTGGCGGCAATCCGCAACACATCACCATCAATGGCGAATCGGCGGGCTCCTTCTCGATGAGCGTGCTGACCGTCTCGCCACTCTCGCGCGATCTGATCGTCGGCGTCATCGCCGAAAGCGGCGCGGCGGTGGAAGGGTGCATGGGGCCCGTCCCGCTTCAGGCCGCCGAAGCGCGCGGCACGGAGCTGGGCCAGACACTGGGCGCGACCTCGCTGGCGGCGTTGCGCGCCCTGCCCGCCGACACCATCCTCGCCAGCCGCCCCAACAGCGGCAGCGGGCTGGGGCTGAGCATCGACGGCTATCTGCTGCCCCAGACCCTCGATGCCACCTATGCCGCGCATCAGGCCGCGCATGTGCCCGCGATGATCGGCTCCAACTCGCAGGACACCTTCGGCAATCTGGTGCTGGGCAGCGAGACGCCGACCCTCGCCCATTACCGCGAGGGCGTGACGAAACTGTTCGGCGCGAATGCCGAGACGGTGCTGAAGCTCTACCCCGCCGCCAGCGATGCGCAGGTGCTGGCCGCCTCCACCGAACTGTCGAGCGACCACTTCCTCGGCCAGCCGACATGGAAATGGTTCGACCTCCACCGCCAGAGCGGCGAGCCGACCTATTACTTCCGCTACAACCATATCCGCCCGCCCGCCAACGGCCTTCCGGCCCCGGCGATGCCGGTAATCGGCGCGGTCCACAGCGCGGAGATCGAATATGCGCTCGGCAATCTGGATGTGGCCGGGGTGAGCCCGCTCTACACCTGGACACAAGCCGACCGGCAGATGTCGACCCTGCTGCAGGGCTATTTCGTCAACTTCATCAAGAGCGGCAACCCCAATGGCCCCGGCCTGCCCGCCTGGAAACCGGCGGGCACCACCTCGCCCTTGTGGCGGCAGGAGGTGGAGCTGCCCACCAAGGCCAAGCCCTTCACCGATGAGGCCCGCTATCGCGCGATGGATCGCATCGCGGCCCAGCCATAA
- a CDS encoding DUF1593 domain-containing protein, with product MTFARTMTRLLLASALASALPATAFAAPEPTRDPTVPGITYLETPPGQKPRVVITADPELDDNNSLIRYLLRSSDFRTEGLIYTSSQFHWKGDGKGTTQSVPGREYTRFGLHLCPCTSYRWGPNERFIDDEVEAYAKAYPNLKVHDRGYPTPAQLKAVVRWGNVDFDGEMDHDTPGSDLIKKLLLDDEQSPVYLHAWGGGSTIARALKSIEDQYSNTPQWAAIRAKVIAKAVIHPSGDQDDTYAKYIKPHWGEIRYRHQEGGVPLGYAVQSTASPSDAAYFTTAWMQEHVSSKGPLGANERVWGDGKQMSKGDIFDFFGLPDQSAKELKQKGYIVWTPPLPKGEFLGEGDTPTFMNLVDNGLRGYRGDSFGGWGGTWKVVDPNAPTKSFGADMLAQIERQVMDPNYMPPPRPRQPTNPFLAPVMNDLAARLAWATTPTYAGANHYPRIKLEGPAYISARPGQLIHLKATTSDPDGNRVTLRWWPWDKAGTYAGTLTLDAAEGESTSFHVPADARPGDQLQIVAEATDDGKIPLTRYEKVVVNVAAQ from the coding sequence ATGACATTTGCACGCACCATGACACGCCTCTTGCTAGCCAGCGCTCTGGCCTCCGCCCTCCCCGCCACCGCCTTTGCCGCGCCCGAGCCGACCCGTGACCCCACCGTGCCCGGCATCACCTATCTGGAAACGCCGCCGGGCCAGAAGCCGCGCGTCGTCATCACCGCCGATCCCGAGCTGGACGACAACAACTCGCTGATCCGCTATCTGCTGCGCAGTTCGGACTTTCGCACCGAGGGGCTGATCTACACCAGCAGCCAGTTCCACTGGAAGGGCGACGGCAAGGGCACCACGCAATCGGTGCCGGGCCGCGAATACACCCGCTTCGGCCTGCATCTGTGCCCCTGCACCTCCTATCGCTGGGGCCCCAACGAACGCTTTATCGACGATGAGGTCGAGGCCTATGCCAAGGCCTATCCCAATCTGAAGGTGCACGACCGCGGCTATCCCACGCCCGCGCAGCTCAAGGCGGTGGTCCGCTGGGGCAATGTCGATTTCGACGGCGAGATGGACCATGACACGCCCGGCTCGGATCTGATCAAGAAACTGCTGCTCGATGACGAACAGTCGCCGGTCTATCTCCACGCCTGGGGCGGCGGCAGCACCATCGCCCGCGCGCTGAAATCGATCGAGGACCAGTACAGCAACACCCCGCAATGGGCCGCGATCCGCGCCAAGGTGATCGCCAAGGCGGTGATCCATCCCTCGGGCGATCAGGACGACACTTACGCCAAATACATCAAGCCGCACTGGGGCGAGATCCGCTATCGCCATCAGGAGGGCGGCGTGCCGCTGGGCTATGCGGTGCAGTCGACCGCCAGCCCCTCCGACGCGGCCTATTTCACCACGGCATGGATGCAGGAGCATGTCTCCAGCAAGGGGCCGCTGGGCGCCAATGAGCGCGTGTGGGGCGACGGCAAGCAGATGTCGAAGGGCGACATCTTCGACTTCTTCGGCCTGCCCGACCAGAGCGCCAAGGAGCTGAAGCAGAAAGGCTATATCGTCTGGACCCCGCCGCTGCCCAAGGGCGAGTTTCTGGGCGAAGGCGACACGCCGACCTTCATGAATCTGGTCGACAACGGCCTGCGCGGCTATCGCGGCGACAGCTTCGGCGGCTGGGGCGGCACATGGAAGGTGGTCGATCCCAACGCCCCGACCAAATCCTTCGGCGCCGACATGCTGGCGCAGATCGAGCGGCAGGTGATGGACCCGAACTATATGCCCCCGCCCCGCCCGCGCCAGCCGACCAATCCCTTCCTCGCCCCGGTGATGAACGATCTGGCGGCTCGACTGGCCTGGGCCACCACGCCCACCTATGCCGGGGCCAACCATTATCCGCGCATCAAGCTGGAGGGCCCGGCCTATATCTCGGCCAGGCCGGGGCAGTTGATCCACCTGAAGGCAACGACCAGCGACCCGGACGGCAACCGCGTGACCTTGCGCTGGTGGCCATGGGACAAGGCGGGCACCTATGCCGGAACGCTGACGCTGGACGCCGCCGAGGGCGAGAGCACCAGCTTCCATGTGCCTGCCGACGCCAGGCCGGGCGACCAGTTGCAGATCGTGGCCGAGGCGACGGATGACGGGAAGATCCCGCTCACCCGTTATGAGAAGGTGGTGGTGAACGTGGCGGCGCAATAG
- the hspQ gene encoding heat shock protein HspQ yields the protein MDRASFYSPTAGRRIDMPRASQASFAIGDVVRHREYDFRGVIFDIDPVFANSEEWYESIPKDLRPRREQPYYHLFAENEDGAYIAYVSQQNLLEDGETGPVDHPQLEQIFEDFDGLRYPLRHAMSH from the coding sequence ATGGACCGAGCGAGTTTCTATTCCCCAACTGCCGGCCGCCGCATCGACATGCCGCGTGCCAGCCAGGCCAGCTTTGCTATCGGCGACGTGGTACGCCACCGCGAGTATGATTTCCGGGGGGTCATTTTCGACATCGACCCCGTCTTCGCCAACAGCGAGGAATGGTACGAATCGATCCCCAAGGATCTGCGCCCCCGGCGTGAGCAGCCCTATTACCACCTCTTCGCCGAGAATGAGGATGGGGCCTATATCGCCTATGTCAGCCAGCAGAACCTGCTGGAAGACGGCGAAACCGGCCCGGTGGACCATCCCCAGCTTGAGCAGATCTTCGAGGATTTCGACGGCCTGCGCTATCCGCTGCGCCACGCGATGAGCCACTGA
- a CDS encoding ABC transporter permease, whose translation MADQPRFAAENALGAPHAKPALLPRGFPPQGVPIIHGVNRLGLWTLYMKEVRRFLKVHTQTIWAPAVTTLLFLVIFTVAMGRGNRMVLGVNFASFVAPGLIMMGMMNNAFQNASFSFLAGKMQGTIIDFLMPPLSTGELMVGMLAGAMTRGIMVGCALAGAMLLWPGVSLGMAHPWAVVWFGLMGPLMLAQIGLMSSIWAEKFDHNAAITNFVIQPMALLSGTFYVIDNLSPAFQSVSRVNPFFYVISGFRFGFLGQSDIGATNQAVLHGALGLLALNMVLGFAAYRLLRSGWKLKG comes from the coding sequence ATGGCCGATCAACCCCGCTTTGCCGCTGAAAACGCCCTTGGGGCGCCGCATGCCAAACCTGCCCTGTTGCCGCGCGGTTTCCCGCCGCAGGGTGTGCCGATCATCCATGGCGTCAACCGCCTGGGCTTGTGGACCCTCTATATGAAGGAGGTTCGCCGGTTTTTAAAGGTGCATACGCAGACAATCTGGGCACCAGCGGTCACCACGCTGCTTTTTCTGGTGATCTTCACCGTGGCGATGGGGCGCGGCAACCGCATGGTGCTGGGCGTTAACTTCGCCAGCTTCGTCGCGCCGGGCCTCATCATGATGGGCATGATGAACAATGCCTTCCAGAATGCCTCGTTCAGTTTTCTGGCGGGCAAGATGCAGGGGACGATCATCGATTTCCTGATGCCGCCGCTTTCCACCGGTGAATTGATGGTGGGCATGCTGGCGGGCGCGATGACTCGCGGCATCATGGTGGGCTGCGCTCTGGCCGGGGCGATGCTGCTGTGGCCGGGGGTGAGCCTGGGCATGGCGCATCCCTGGGCGGTGGTGTGGTTCGGGCTGATGGGGCCGCTGATGCTGGCGCAGATTGGTCTCATGTCCTCGATCTGGGCGGAGAAGTTCGACCATAACGCGGCCATCACCAATTTCGTGATCCAGCCGATGGCGCTGCTGTCGGGCACCTTCTATGTGATCGACAATCTGTCGCCCGCTTTCCAGTCGGTGAGCCGGGTGAACCCCTTCTTCTATGTGATCTCGGGCTTCCGCTTCGGCTTTCTGGGGCAGAGCGACATTGGTGCGACGAATCAGGCGGTGCTGCATGGCGCGCTGGGCCTGCTGGCGCTCAATATGGTGCTGGGTTTTGCGGCCTATCGTCTGCTGCGCTCGGGCTGGAAGCTGAAGGGCTGA